The following are encoded together in the Phenylobacterium sp. NIBR 498073 genome:
- the arsH gene encoding arsenical resistance protein ArsH: MTEFPALEPQFLRQPDHGQLEPTARATHPPRILLLYGSLRERSYSRLLTEEAARILQALGAETRTFDPHGLPPPDGADPSHPKVQELRALSLWSEGQVWCSPERHGAVTGVMKSQIDWIPLEVGSVRPTQGRTLAVMQVSGGSQSFNAVNTLRLLGRWMRMITIPNQSSVAMAWKEFDEAGRMRPSSYYDRVVDVMEELVKFTLLTRDRADYLVDRYSERKAAGPVSPAEALRANAVG; this comes from the coding sequence GTGACCGAGTTCCCAGCCCTTGAACCGCAATTCCTCCGCCAGCCAGACCATGGCCAGCTTGAGCCGACCGCCCGCGCGACCCATCCGCCACGGATCCTCCTGCTCTACGGCTCGCTGCGCGAACGCTCCTACAGCCGCCTGCTGACCGAGGAGGCCGCCCGCATCCTGCAGGCGCTGGGCGCCGAGACCCGCACCTTCGACCCGCATGGCCTGCCGCCGCCCGACGGGGCCGACCCCAGCCACCCCAAGGTCCAGGAACTGCGCGCGCTGTCGCTGTGGTCCGAGGGGCAGGTCTGGTGCAGCCCAGAGCGCCACGGCGCCGTCACCGGGGTCATGAAAAGCCAGATCGACTGGATCCCGCTCGAGGTCGGTAGCGTCCGCCCGACCCAGGGCCGCACCCTGGCGGTGATGCAGGTCAGCGGCGGGTCGCAGTCGTTCAACGCGGTCAACACCCTGCGCCTGCTCGGCCGCTGGATGCGGATGATCACCATTCCCAACCAGTCGTCCGTGGCCATGGCCTGGAAGGAGTTCGACGAGGCCGGACGGATGCGGCCCTCGTCCTACTACGACCGCGTGGTCGACGTGATGGAGGAGCTGGTGAAGTTCACCCTCTTGACCCGCGACCGCGCCGACTACCTGGTCGACCGCTACAGCGAGCGCAAGGCGGCCGGCCCCGTCAGCCCGGCCGAGGCGCTGCGCGCCAACGCCGTGGGCTGA
- a CDS encoding substrate-binding domain-containing protein yields MKKLLAFGAAAASVMAISAPAHAARDYVWAAGSSTVFPFATRVAENYAKKTGKKAPKIESLGTGGGIKLFCGGVGDAFPDIANASRPMKKSEFDACAAKGVKDIVQIKIGFDGIVVATDKDGADYNFKTEHLYLGLAANVLRQGKFVKNPYTTWDEIGTGLPGNRINVYGPPPTSGTRDAWVELAIEAGARKFPTADELRSNNEKKFKELVDPMRKDGWVDAGENDNAIVGTLTKTPGSLGVFGWSYLEENMDKIKGASVNGVKPTAQTIADGSYPLARSLYIYVKKANIGVTQGLQEYLNEFVSDAATGRGGYLQSRGLIALPAGQHEGQKGVAQKLTPMARPAA; encoded by the coding sequence GTGAAGAAACTCCTGGCCTTCGGCGCCGCCGCAGCCTCCGTCATGGCGATCTCTGCGCCGGCGCACGCCGCCCGCGACTACGTCTGGGCCGCCGGTTCGTCGACCGTGTTCCCGTTCGCCACCCGCGTGGCTGAAAACTACGCCAAGAAGACCGGCAAGAAGGCTCCCAAGATCGAGAGCCTGGGCACCGGCGGCGGCATCAAGCTGTTCTGCGGCGGCGTCGGCGACGCCTTTCCGGACATCGCCAACGCTTCGCGCCCGATGAAGAAGTCGGAGTTCGACGCCTGCGCCGCCAAGGGCGTGAAGGACATCGTCCAGATCAAGATCGGCTTCGACGGCATCGTCGTGGCGACCGACAAGGACGGCGCCGACTACAACTTCAAGACCGAGCACCTGTACCTTGGCCTGGCCGCCAACGTCCTGCGTCAGGGCAAGTTCGTGAAGAACCCCTATACGACCTGGGATGAGATCGGCACTGGCCTGCCGGGCAACCGCATCAACGTCTATGGCCCGCCGCCGACCTCGGGCACCCGCGACGCGTGGGTTGAGCTGGCCATCGAGGCCGGCGCCCGCAAGTTCCCGACCGCCGACGAACTGCGCTCGAACAACGAGAAGAAGTTCAAGGAACTGGTCGACCCGATGCGCAAGGACGGCTGGGTCGACGCCGGCGAGAACGACAACGCCATCGTCGGCACCCTGACCAAGACCCCCGGCTCGCTGGGCGTCTTCGGTTGGTCGTACCTCGAAGAGAACATGGACAAGATCAAGGGCGCCTCGGTCAACGGCGTGAAGCCGACCGCCCAGACGATCGCGGACGGCTCGTATCCGCTGGCCCGTTCGCTCTACATCTACGTCAAGAAGGCCAACATCGGGGTGACCCAGGGCCTGCAGGAATACCTCAACGAGTTCGTCTCCGATGCGGCGACGGGCCGGGGCGGCTACCTGCAGAGCCGTGGCCTGATCGCGCTGCCGGCCGGTCAGCACGAGGGCCAGAAGGGCGTCGCCCAGAAGCTGACCCCGATGGCGCGCCCGGCCGCCTAA
- the phnE gene encoding phosphonate ABC transporter, permease protein PhnE, with protein MTNSDLLKPPSRPLGQQLFDLGLWGGIIVLLVISFGPAEMSKLPKLFANSDNMRQFGREFLHPDFSDWTFLVSQMWLTIQIALWGTAIAVLIAVPLGLLGARNVTPPYVQLPIRRLMDVLRSVPDLVIGTIFVVAVGLGPFAGVMALALNTGGVLGKLFSEAVESIDKGPVEGVRATGAAPLQEVVWGVIPQVAPLWTSYALYRFESNSRAATVLGLIGAGGIGQILFDSLNSFSYSRVAAIAIVIVIAVTLIDLLSQTIRARLL; from the coding sequence GTGACCAATTCCGATCTCCTGAAACCGCCGTCGCGGCCCCTGGGCCAGCAGCTGTTCGATCTCGGCCTTTGGGGCGGGATCATCGTGCTGCTGGTGATCAGCTTCGGCCCCGCCGAGATGAGCAAGCTGCCGAAGCTGTTCGCGAACTCGGACAACATGCGGCAGTTCGGACGCGAATTCCTGCATCCGGACTTCAGCGACTGGACGTTCCTGGTCAGCCAGATGTGGCTGACCATCCAGATCGCGCTATGGGGTACGGCCATCGCCGTGCTGATCGCCGTGCCGCTCGGCCTGCTGGGCGCGCGAAACGTCACGCCGCCCTATGTTCAGCTGCCGATCCGGCGGCTGATGGACGTGCTGCGCTCGGTGCCGGACCTGGTCATCGGCACCATCTTTGTCGTCGCTGTCGGCCTGGGGCCGTTCGCCGGGGTCATGGCCCTGGCGCTCAACACCGGCGGGGTTCTGGGCAAGCTGTTCTCCGAGGCGGTCGAGTCGATCGACAAGGGCCCGGTCGAGGGCGTGCGGGCCACCGGCGCGGCGCCGCTGCAGGAGGTTGTCTGGGGGGTGATCCCGCAGGTTGCGCCGCTGTGGACCTCGTATGCGCTCTACCGGTTCGAATCCAACAGCCGGGCGGCCACCGTGCTCGGCCTGATCGGCGCCGGCGGCATCGGTCAGATCCTGTTCGACAGCCTGAACTCGTTCTCGTACTCGCGAGTCGCGGCCATCGCGATCGTCATCGTGATCGCTGTCACATTGATCGACCTGCTGTCGCAAACCATCCGTGCACGCCTGCTCTAA
- a CDS encoding arsenate reductase ArsC, translating to MTYNILFLCTGNSARSIIAEAVLNREAAGRFRAYSAGSAPKGEVNPHALALVESLGFAASDFRSKAWDEFARPGAPPLDFVITVCDNAAGEVCPVWPGRPVSAHWGIPDPAAVEGSQAQIAAAFAEAARQLGTRIRLFLSLPLETIDQLSLQTKLREIHERADTPGE from the coding sequence GTGACCTACAACATCCTGTTCCTCTGCACCGGCAACTCGGCGCGTTCGATCATCGCCGAGGCGGTGCTCAACAGGGAGGCGGCCGGCCGTTTCCGCGCCTACTCGGCCGGCTCGGCGCCGAAGGGTGAAGTCAATCCCCACGCCCTGGCCTTGGTGGAATCACTGGGGTTCGCGGCCTCAGACTTCCGCTCGAAGGCCTGGGACGAGTTCGCGCGGCCCGGCGCGCCGCCGCTCGATTTCGTCATCACCGTCTGTGACAACGCCGCCGGCGAGGTCTGTCCGGTCTGGCCGGGGCGGCCGGTCAGCGCCCATTGGGGGATCCCCGACCCGGCCGCGGTCGAGGGTTCGCAGGCGCAGATCGCCGCCGCGTTCGCCGAGGCGGCGCGACAGCTCGGGACGCGTATCCGATTGTTCCTCAGCCTGCCGCTGGAGACCATCGACCAGCTGTCGCTGCAGACCAAGCTGCGCGAGATCCACGAACGCGCCGACACGCCGGGCGAGTGA
- a CDS encoding UDP-2,3-diacylglucosamine diphosphatase, which produces MADLAIRNYRAVFISDVHLGTKGCQAELLLDFIRHIECESLYLVGDIVDGWKLRSGWHWPQAHNDVVQKILRLARKGVNVIYVPGNHDDRVREFVGVHFGGVVVVRDAIHETADGRRFLVLHGDEFDGVVQHARWLAFVGDYAYRALIAANTLFNRLRRRMGFGYWSLSAFLKTKVKNALQFVENFESAVADEARRRGVDGVICGHIHKAEMRDIDGIAYINDGDWVESCSALVEHHDGTLEILHWAKLRSWSAIDRTIRLVEPVEPLPTPAAA; this is translated from the coding sequence ATGGCAGATCTGGCGATCCGCAACTACCGCGCGGTGTTCATCTCCGACGTTCACCTGGGCACCAAGGGGTGCCAGGCCGAGCTGTTGCTCGACTTCATCCGCCACATCGAGTGCGAAAGCCTCTACCTCGTCGGCGACATCGTCGACGGCTGGAAGCTGCGCTCGGGCTGGCACTGGCCGCAGGCCCACAACGATGTGGTGCAGAAGATCCTGCGCCTGGCCCGCAAGGGCGTGAACGTCATCTACGTGCCCGGCAACCACGACGACCGGGTGCGCGAGTTCGTCGGGGTCCACTTCGGCGGCGTGGTGGTGGTCCGCGACGCGATCCATGAGACCGCCGACGGCCGCCGCTTCCTGGTGCTGCACGGCGACGAATTCGACGGCGTGGTCCAGCACGCCCGCTGGCTGGCCTTCGTCGGCGACTACGCCTACCGGGCCCTGATCGCCGCCAACACCCTGTTCAACCGGCTCCGGCGGCGCATGGGCTTCGGCTACTGGAGCCTCTCGGCCTTCCTGAAGACCAAGGTCAAGAACGCCCTGCAGTTCGTGGAGAATTTCGAGTCCGCGGTCGCCGACGAGGCCCGCCGCCGCGGGGTCGACGGCGTCATCTGCGGTCACATTCACAAAGCCGAGATGCGTGACATCGACGGGATCGCCTATATCAATGACGGCGATTGGGTGGAGAGCTGCTCGGCCCTGGTCGAGCATCACGACGGCACGCTGGAAATCCTCCACTGGGCCAAGCTGCGCTCCTGGTCGGCCATCGACCGGACCATCCGGCTGGTCGAACCGGTCGAGCCGCTGCCCACCCCGGCGGCGGCCTGA
- the phnD gene encoding phosphate/phosphite/phosphonate ABC transporter substrate-binding protein codes for MIDRRLLIGSSLAALSVAACGKSETTTPAGGPPKVVNFSILATENSTSMETFWKPILADMEKSIGIPVKPFFASNYTALIEALRFKQTDAGWFSNQSGLEAVRRSNGEVFARTFDPSGSDGYKSLLIVPASSKTTLEDVLKCDKTLTFGIGDAKSTSGTLAPMTYLFAPKGIRPEACFKQVRAANHQANLFSVAKGVLDVATNNSTALRLQRERGSPVADQVRVIWESPKLPEDPIIWRSDLDPAVKEKLRQFFLTYAQGEGPEAERQRKLLAALSIGGFRPADNSHLLPVREMEATEQLLEARNAGDKVKEAQAQKSLDAIAAERAALEAKTGQPVAAQ; via the coding sequence ATGATCGACCGTCGCCTGCTTATCGGCAGCAGCCTGGCCGCCCTCAGTGTTGCGGCCTGCGGCAAGTCCGAAACCACCACGCCCGCCGGCGGACCGCCGAAGGTGGTCAACTTCTCGATCCTGGCGACCGAGAACTCGACCAGCATGGAGACCTTCTGGAAGCCGATCCTGGCCGACATGGAAAAGTCGATCGGCATTCCGGTGAAGCCGTTCTTTGCGTCCAACTACACGGCCCTGATCGAGGCGCTGCGCTTCAAGCAGACCGACGCCGGCTGGTTCTCCAACCAGTCGGGCCTGGAGGCGGTGCGCCGCTCGAACGGCGAAGTGTTCGCGCGCACCTTCGATCCCAGCGGGTCGGACGGCTACAAGTCGCTGCTGATCGTCCCGGCCAGCTCGAAGACGACGCTGGAAGACGTGCTGAAGTGCGACAAGACGCTGACCTTCGGGATCGGCGACGCGAAGTCGACCTCGGGCACCCTGGCGCCGATGACCTATCTGTTCGCGCCCAAGGGCATTCGCCCGGAAGCCTGCTTCAAGCAGGTGCGCGCCGCCAACCACCAGGCCAACCTGTTCTCGGTGGCCAAGGGCGTGCTGGACGTGGCCACCAACAACTCGACCGCCCTGCGTCTGCAGCGCGAGCGCGGCTCGCCGGTCGCCGACCAGGTGCGGGTGATCTGGGAAAGCCCGAAGCTGCCCGAGGACCCGATCATCTGGCGCTCGGACCTCGACCCGGCGGTGAAGGAAAAGCTGCGGCAGTTCTTCCTGACCTACGCGCAGGGCGAGGGGCCCGAGGCCGAGCGCCAGCGCAAGCTGCTGGCGGCGCTGTCGATCGGCGGCTTCCGCCCGGCCGACAACTCCCACCTGCTGCCGGTGCGCGAGATGGAGGCGACCGAGCAGCTGCTGGAAGCGCGCAACGCCGGCGACAAGGTCAAGGAAGCCCAGGCCCAGAAGTCGCTGGACGCCATCGCCGCCGAGCGCGCGGCGCTGGAAGCCAAGACCGGCCAGCCGGTCGCGGCCCAGTAG
- a CDS encoding bifunctional alpha/beta hydrolase/OsmC family protein, whose product MSVSVERVEFPGHSGATLAARLDRPNGPIRAYALFAHCFACSKDLLGARRIAADLARIGVAVLRFDFTGLGSSQGEFASTNFTSNIEDLRAAADYLRRHHRAPSVLIGHSLGGAAVLAVAKDIPEVRAVVTIAAPADPAHALKNLGASLEQIEADGEAQVELGGRRFTIRRQFVEDVRRHSLREAIAAMKKPLLILHSPIDQTVGIENATRIFLAAKHPKSFVSLDKADHLLSDPDDAAFAAQVIGGWLPRYLPPDTPQGEEAFEHVRVMETGDGKFQNAVQAGRHRLFADEPQSVGGGDTGPSPYDLISAALGACTSMTLRLYADRKSLDLGRIQVEVSHEKVHARDGVGGGDSPVHPKIDCFTRTISVEGELTDELTEKLVEIAGKCPVHRTLENGSAVRTEVRRTPA is encoded by the coding sequence ATGTCCGTCAGCGTCGAACGCGTCGAATTCCCCGGCCATTCGGGGGCGACGCTCGCCGCCCGCCTGGACCGTCCGAACGGGCCGATCCGCGCCTACGCCCTGTTCGCCCACTGCTTCGCCTGCTCCAAGGACCTGCTCGGCGCGCGCCGCATCGCCGCCGACCTGGCGCGCATCGGCGTGGCGGTGCTGCGCTTCGACTTCACCGGCCTCGGCTCCAGCCAGGGCGAGTTCGCCTCGACCAACTTCACCTCCAACATCGAGGACCTGCGCGCCGCCGCCGACTATCTGCGCCGCCATCATCGCGCCCCCTCGGTCCTGATCGGCCACTCGCTGGGCGGCGCGGCCGTCCTCGCCGTCGCCAAGGACATCCCCGAAGTGCGCGCCGTCGTCACCATCGCCGCGCCGGCCGACCCCGCCCACGCGCTGAAGAACCTCGGCGCCAGCCTCGAGCAGATCGAGGCCGACGGCGAGGCGCAGGTCGAGCTCGGCGGCCGCCGCTTCACCATTCGCCGCCAGTTCGTCGAGGACGTCCGCCGCCACAGCCTCCGCGAGGCGATCGCGGCGATGAAGAAGCCGCTGCTGATCCTGCACTCGCCGATCGACCAGACCGTCGGCATCGAGAACGCCACCCGCATTTTCCTGGCCGCCAAGCATCCCAAGAGCTTCGTCTCGCTCGACAAGGCCGACCACCTGCTCAGCGATCCCGACGACGCGGCCTTCGCCGCGCAGGTGATCGGCGGCTGGCTGCCCCGCTACCTGCCGCCCGATACGCCGCAGGGCGAGGAGGCGTTCGAGCACGTCCGGGTCATGGAGACCGGCGACGGCAAGTTCCAGAACGCCGTCCAGGCTGGCCGCCACCGTCTGTTCGCAGACGAGCCGCAGAGCGTCGGCGGCGGCGACACCGGCCCCTCGCCCTACGACCTGATCTCGGCCGCGCTCGGGGCCTGCACCTCGATGACCCTGCGGCTCTACGCCGACCGCAAGAGCCTCGACCTCGGCCGCATCCAGGTCGAAGTCAGCCACGAGAAGGTCCACGCCCGCGACGGCGTGGGCGGCGGCGATTCGCCGGTCCATCCGAAGATCGACTGCTTCACCCGCACGATCTCGGTCGAGGGCGAACTCACCGACGAACTGACGGAAAAGCTCGTCGAAATCGCCGGCAAATGCCCCGTCCACCGCACCCTGGAGAACGGTTCGGCGGTGCGCACCGAAGTGCGTCGGACGCCAGCCTAG
- a CDS encoding porin, which produces MKINTSLCAGAALGVIALAIAGGAQAQDTTTAWKGAPLFQNDTLTFKVRGRVYEDFVHQEVDRQTGADFDANVTRLRTARLGVEGTWNANWAYKAEFTVAGGSANWEDLILEYKPTDSVSIMAGNFKTVSFENISSSRYTTFMERGPFNDVLDIGRVMNVQVKANGENWTAAVAVSGDSLNNADPTATATGGSEVLGVNGRVTWVPINGDATKLHVGAWARYRDRQDQANFNYQARNNTNYGARYISTGAVGVADTMVGLEGVFIQGPFAVQAEWAKADVDRLANVSSDFTTYYVAGSWFVTGEMKNLDVKKGEWGRTKILNPVTSGGLGALELAVRYDNTDLTNFNIPATAGEYSAWTLGANWYVHPYVRFMANYTKSENDNKAVGADVDVETLQFRAQFDF; this is translated from the coding sequence ATGAAGATCAACACCTCGCTTTGCGCCGGGGCGGCGCTCGGCGTGATCGCGCTCGCCATCGCCGGCGGCGCCCAGGCGCAAGACACCACCACTGCCTGGAAGGGCGCGCCGCTATTCCAGAACGACACGCTGACCTTCAAGGTTCGCGGCCGCGTCTACGAAGACTTCGTGCACCAGGAGGTCGATCGCCAGACCGGCGCCGACTTCGACGCCAACGTCACCCGCCTGCGGACCGCGCGTCTCGGCGTGGAGGGCACCTGGAACGCCAACTGGGCGTACAAGGCCGAGTTCACCGTGGCCGGCGGCTCGGCCAACTGGGAAGACCTGATCCTCGAATACAAGCCGACCGACAGCGTCTCGATCATGGCCGGTAACTTCAAGACCGTGTCGTTCGAGAATATCTCGTCGTCGCGCTACACCACCTTCATGGAGCGCGGCCCGTTCAACGACGTGCTCGACATCGGCCGCGTGATGAACGTCCAGGTCAAGGCGAACGGCGAGAACTGGACCGCCGCCGTCGCGGTGTCCGGCGACTCGCTCAACAACGCCGACCCGACCGCCACCGCCACCGGCGGCAGCGAAGTCCTGGGCGTCAACGGCCGCGTGACCTGGGTTCCGATCAACGGCGACGCCACCAAGCTGCACGTCGGCGCCTGGGCGCGTTATCGCGATCGCCAGGACCAGGCCAACTTCAACTATCAGGCCCGCAACAACACCAACTACGGCGCCCGCTACATCTCGACCGGCGCGGTCGGCGTCGCCGACACCATGGTCGGCCTGGAAGGGGTGTTCATCCAGGGGCCGTTCGCCGTGCAGGCCGAGTGGGCCAAGGCCGATGTTGATCGCCTGGCCAACGTCTCCAGCGACTTCACGACCTACTACGTCGCCGGCTCGTGGTTCGTGACCGGAGAAATGAAGAACCTCGACGTCAAGAAGGGCGAGTGGGGCCGGACCAAGATCCTGAACCCGGTCACCAGCGGCGGCCTCGGCGCGCTGGAGCTGGCGGTGCGCTACGACAACACCGACCTGACCAACTTCAACATCCCGGCCACGGCCGGCGAGTACTCCGCCTGGACGCTCGGCGCGAACTGGTACGTGCACCCCTACGTCCGCTTCATGGCGAACTACACGAAGTCCGAGAACGACAACAAGGCCGTCGGCGCCGACGTTGACGTCGAAACCCTGCAGTTCCGCGCTCAGTTCGACTTCTAA
- a CDS encoding metalloregulator ArsR/SmtB family transcription factor translates to MEMTSAVASLAALAHEGRLAAFRLLVQAGDGGLAAGELARRLEVLPNTLSTNLGILAQAGLVTSQREGRSIIYRAHYEAMGELLAYLVEDCCAGSPEICAPLARLASGCCAA, encoded by the coding sequence ATGGAAATGACAAGCGCCGTCGCAAGCCTCGCCGCCCTCGCCCATGAGGGTCGTCTCGCCGCCTTCCGCTTGCTGGTTCAGGCCGGCGACGGCGGGCTGGCGGCCGGGGAACTGGCCCGCCGCCTCGAGGTGCTACCGAACACGCTTTCGACCAATCTCGGCATCCTGGCCCAGGCCGGGTTGGTGACCTCGCAGCGCGAAGGGCGCTCGATCATCTATCGCGCCCACTACGAGGCCATGGGCGAGCTGCTGGCATACCTCGTCGAGGACTGCTGCGCCGGGTCGCCCGAAATCTGCGCCCCGCTGGCCAGACTGGCCAGCGGCTGCTGCGCCGCCTGA
- the arsB gene encoding ACR3 family arsenite efflux transporter, with protein MSVFERYLTLWVALCIVAGIGLGHLFPGVFQAIGAAEVAKVNLPLAGLIWLMIVPMLMKVDFAALRSVGRHWRGIGVTLLVNWAVKPFSMAALGAVFIGWLFRPYLPAGEIDSYIAGLIILAAAPCTAMVFVWSNLTRGEPNFTLSQVALNDAIMMVAFAPIVGLLLGLSAISVPWETLLLSVGLYIVVPVILAQSLRAALMRRGGAALVSAALARLSPAALAALLATLVLLFGFQGRQIIAQPAVIAMLAVPILIQVYFNSGLAYLLNRAVGEAHCVAGPSALIGASNFFELAVAAAISLFGFKSGAALATVVGVLIEVPVMLSVVAIVNASKAWYERRAPARS; from the coding sequence ATGTCCGTTTTCGAGCGCTACCTGACGCTCTGGGTCGCGCTCTGCATCGTTGCAGGGATCGGCCTCGGCCACCTGTTTCCCGGCGTCTTCCAGGCCATCGGCGCGGCCGAGGTCGCAAAGGTCAACCTGCCGCTGGCCGGGCTGATCTGGCTGATGATCGTTCCGATGCTGATGAAGGTCGACTTCGCGGCCCTGCGCAGCGTCGGACGCCATTGGCGCGGGATCGGAGTCACGCTGCTCGTCAACTGGGCTGTGAAGCCGTTCTCGATGGCGGCGCTGGGAGCGGTCTTCATCGGTTGGCTGTTCCGGCCCTATCTGCCGGCCGGCGAGATCGACAGCTACATCGCCGGCCTGATCATCCTGGCGGCGGCGCCCTGCACGGCCATGGTCTTCGTCTGGAGCAACCTGACCCGGGGCGAGCCGAACTTCACCCTCAGCCAGGTGGCTTTGAACGACGCGATCATGATGGTGGCCTTCGCGCCCATCGTCGGGCTGCTGCTGGGGCTGTCGGCGATCAGCGTGCCCTGGGAGACGTTGCTGCTGTCGGTGGGGCTCTACATCGTCGTGCCGGTGATCCTGGCGCAGAGCCTGCGCGCGGCGCTGATGCGCCGCGGCGGGGCCGCCCTGGTGAGCGCCGCGCTCGCCAGGCTCTCGCCGGCGGCGCTCGCGGCGTTGCTGGCGACCCTGGTGCTGCTGTTCGGGTTCCAGGGGCGGCAGATCATCGCCCAGCCGGCCGTGATCGCCATGCTGGCGGTCCCCATCCTGATCCAGGTCTATTTCAATTCCGGCCTGGCCTACCTGCTCAACCGGGCCGTCGGCGAAGCGCATTGCGTGGCCGGGCCGTCGGCGCTGATCGGGGCCAGCAACTTCTTCGAGCTGGCGGTCGCCGCGGCGATCAGCCTGTTCGGCTTCAAGTCCGGCGCGGCGCTGGCGACGGTGGTCGGGGTGCTGATCGAGGTCCCGGTCATGCTGTCGGTGGTGGCGATCGTGAACGCCAGCAAGGCCTGGTACGAGCGCCGAGCGCCGGCGCGCAGCTAG
- a CDS encoding glycosyltransferase family 1 protein, whose translation MRILLVTDAWEPQVNGVVRTLSRVVGELRELGHSVEVISPDQFKTFPLPTYPEIKVALAAHEPVQERFKAFEPEAIHIATEGPLGLAARRICVEWKLPFTTSYHTRFPEYVSARLPLPLAAGYAYMKWFHKPSGRMMVTTPTMKDELERHGFGNISVWSRGVDTVMFHPRREDEPDVFAGLARPIFLSVGRVAVEKNIEAFLGLDLPGTKVVVGDGPQRDELMERYPNAVFTGAKFGDDLAAHFSCADVFVFPSLTDTFGLVILEAMAAGTPVAAYPAPGPIDIIPGSGAGVLAHSATEGLREACLEALKLDRKQVRAFAEGFSWKACAEDFVKNLQPYPEPEKTRFWRKLRRLARVRRRRPEAA comes from the coding sequence ATGCGCATCCTACTGGTCACCGACGCCTGGGAGCCGCAGGTCAATGGCGTCGTTCGCACGCTCTCGCGCGTGGTCGGCGAGCTCCGGGAGCTCGGCCATTCGGTCGAGGTGATCAGCCCCGACCAGTTCAAGACCTTCCCACTGCCGACCTACCCGGAGATCAAGGTCGCCCTGGCCGCCCACGAACCGGTGCAGGAGCGCTTCAAGGCGTTCGAACCGGAGGCGATCCATATCGCCACCGAGGGCCCGCTCGGCCTGGCCGCGCGCCGCATCTGCGTGGAATGGAAGCTGCCGTTCACCACCAGCTACCACACCCGGTTCCCGGAATACGTCTCGGCCCGGCTGCCTTTGCCGCTGGCCGCCGGCTACGCCTACATGAAGTGGTTCCACAAGCCGTCCGGCCGCATGATGGTCACCACCCCGACCATGAAGGACGAACTGGAACGCCACGGCTTCGGCAACATCTCGGTCTGGTCGCGCGGCGTCGACACCGTGATGTTCCACCCCAGGCGCGAGGACGAGCCCGACGTCTTTGCCGGCTTGGCCCGGCCGATCTTTCTGTCGGTCGGCCGCGTGGCTGTGGAGAAGAACATCGAGGCCTTCCTCGGCCTCGACCTGCCGGGAACCAAGGTCGTGGTCGGCGACGGCCCGCAGCGCGACGAGCTGATGGAGCGCTATCCGAACGCGGTGTTCACCGGCGCCAAGTTCGGCGACGATCTGGCTGCGCACTTCTCCTGCGCCGACGTCTTCGTGTTCCCCTCGCTGACCGACACCTTCGGCCTGGTGATCCTTGAGGCGATGGCCGCCGGCACGCCCGTCGCCGCCTACCCCGCCCCCGGCCCGATCGACATCATCCCCGGCTCGGGCGCCGGCGTGCTGGCCCACAGCGCCACCGAAGGCCTGCGCGAGGCGTGCCTGGAAGCCCTGAAGCTCGACCGCAAGCAGGTCCGCGCCTTCGCCGAGGGCTTCTCCTGGAAGGCCTGCGCCGAGGATTTCGTGAAAAATCTCCAGCCCTATCCTGAGCCGGAGAAGACCCGCTTCTGGCGCAAGCTGCGCCGTCTGGCCCGCGTGCGCCGGCGCCGGCCGGAGGCCGCATAG